A region from the Anaerolineae bacterium genome encodes:
- a CDS encoding PAS domain S-box protein — translation MVRPLPSRSLMVILVLVLLGVLAGGGVLYYTQYQHLLNMARQELQTIARLKVDQIMAWRQDHLADAAAFSETLFSEVVQYWMNNPQDSAIEALLTRFRALQEYDSYDDVLLVDAAGTVRLSLSGDLTPLPGESAQALATAWRERRPALTDLHVDSVGSPPHIDVIAPLFASRATSAEPIGAVILRSNAADYLYPLIQSWPTLSQSAETLLVRRDGDSALFLNELRHRSGTALTLRIPLTEMDVPAVRAVLGEEGAFEGKDYRGVDVIAYLRAIPGSSWHIVAKVDRAEILAEWDTRAVLILGLILGSVTTAIMLIGMIWQRNEKAHYRNLYRAEKARQESEARYRAVLLSIGDAVIVTDLEGRVELLNPVAEALTGWRRDEAQGRPLEEVFRIVSEETRQPAASPVQRVLQEGIVVGLANHTLLLARDGREIPIADSGAPIFDIDGNITGVVLVFRDQTEERAAQKALEESEAYIRTILDNLPIGVAVNSATPNVTFDYINDNFVRLYRTTREALSKPDAFWEAVYQDAAFREAIRQRVLEDIASGDPERMYWEDVPITREGEETTYISAAYTPIRGTDLMLSTIWDTTARKRAEEALRESEERYRSLFENNHAVMLIIDPATGAIIDANPAASAYYGWTRDELRQMRIDQINTLPPDEIRAEMQRAKAQERNHFLFKHRRADGTIRNVEVYSGPIEIHGQKMLYSIVHDITDRVLAEAQVRLNEARLQSLVHLSQNDIASIQQLLEHALNEAARLMESQIGYLCLYDEDSQTFSLTTWFGEAQQAAAMPAAPTTGMPDVTDLCQQVIRQRAPVVVNTNPVLLPLASPAEGVVLTRQMSVPVFSGEKIVAVAGVGNREPDYTPADATQLALLMDSVWRIVERRQAEEAEREHHRLTEALRATAAALIGTSDLQDVMATLLENIAQVIPHDAADIMLITEDQARIVYWRGYPPEIAPALHNICFPVSQTRNLQQMSVTGRPVLIADTSQYADWRPEPLTGWIRSHIGAPIHARGKLIGFLNLNSHTPNFFNENHADHLKMFADLASVAVERARLFEQVQRYADELEQRVIERTAQLNHAKERTEAILNSSSDVIILCRPEGTISQANPAFEATFGCQVEEMLNQPFVALFLPDQAPQVEQALAAVLETCQPGRLEATAVCTRSGNTFDADIALSPIVEQGGRLAGIICTLRDISLRKQLEAQLRQAMEQAMKMNEMKSRYLSMAAHDLRNPLAVIQSAVTLLERYWDRLSQEKKQEKYAAIRDSVRRMVELLDDILVLGRAESGKLTCNPAPVDLVTCCQDIITEVSQASDATHFIDFSCRGADVLPLLDVKLLWHILSNLLSNAIKYSPAGSTITFTVDCEPDVVTFRIQDRGIGIPEDAKAHMFESFYRAPNVGFTPGTGLGLAIVRQLVELHGGTITFESQEGIGTTFTVSIPQPAKRKA, via the coding sequence ATGGTTCGACCATTGCCTTCCCGTTCACTGATGGTGATTCTGGTCCTGGTGTTGCTCGGTGTGCTGGCCGGGGGCGGCGTGCTGTACTACACCCAGTACCAGCACCTGCTGAATATGGCCAGACAGGAACTTCAAACCATTGCCCGGCTGAAGGTCGACCAGATTATGGCGTGGCGACAGGACCATCTGGCGGACGCCGCCGCGTTCAGCGAGACCCTCTTCAGCGAAGTCGTGCAGTATTGGATGAACAACCCTCAGGACTCGGCTATTGAGGCTCTCCTCACCCGCTTTCGTGCCCTGCAGGAGTACGACAGCTATGATGATGTGCTTCTGGTCGATGCAGCGGGTACCGTCCGCCTGAGCCTGAGCGGAGACCTGACCCCCCTCCCCGGGGAGAGCGCCCAGGCCCTGGCTACCGCCTGGCGTGAGCGGCGGCCGGCGTTGACCGACCTGCACGTCGATTCGGTGGGTTCGCCGCCCCACATTGATGTTATCGCCCCGCTGTTCGCCAGCAGAGCAACCAGTGCTGAACCGATAGGCGCGGTGATCCTCCGCAGCAACGCAGCTGATTACCTCTACCCCCTGATTCAATCCTGGCCCACGCTCAGCCAGAGCGCCGAAACCCTGCTCGTGCGGCGGGATGGCGACTCCGCGCTCTTCCTGAACGAGTTGCGCCACCGCTCCGGCACAGCGCTTACCCTGCGCATCCCCCTGACCGAGATGGACGTTCCGGCGGTCAGAGCGGTGCTGGGGGAAGAAGGCGCCTTCGAAGGGAAAGACTACCGCGGAGTCGACGTGATCGCCTACCTGCGGGCCATCCCGGGTTCATCCTGGCACATAGTCGCCAAGGTGGACAGGGCGGAAATCCTGGCCGAATGGGATACCCGTGCTGTCTTGATTCTGGGCCTGATTTTGGGGAGTGTGACGACGGCGATCATGCTGATTGGCATGATCTGGCAGCGCAACGAAAAAGCGCATTACCGCAATCTCTACCGGGCGGAAAAGGCGCGCCAGGAAAGTGAAGCCCGCTACAGGGCAGTGCTGCTGAGCATTGGCGACGCCGTGATCGTGACCGACCTCGAAGGGCGGGTGGAACTGCTCAACCCGGTTGCTGAGGCGCTCACCGGCTGGCGCCGGGACGAAGCCCAGGGCAGACCGCTGGAGGAGGTCTTCCGGATTGTCAGCGAAGAGACACGCCAGCCGGCCGCCAGCCCGGTACAGCGAGTCCTGCAGGAAGGGATCGTCGTCGGGCTGGCCAACCACACCCTGTTACTGGCCAGAGATGGCCGGGAAATCCCCATCGCCGACAGCGGCGCGCCTATCTTTGATATCGACGGCAACATCACCGGCGTGGTGCTGGTCTTCCGGGATCAAACGGAAGAGCGCGCAGCGCAAAAGGCGCTGGAGGAAAGCGAAGCATACATCAGGACCATTCTGGATAACCTCCCCATCGGCGTGGCCGTCAACTCCGCCACCCCCAACGTCACGTTTGACTACATCAACGACAACTTCGTCAGGTTGTACCGCACCACGCGGGAGGCGCTCAGCAAGCCTGACGCCTTCTGGGAAGCCGTTTACCAGGACGCCGCCTTCCGGGAAGCGATCCGGCAGCGCGTGCTGGAAGATATTGCCAGCGGCGATCCGGAACGCATGTACTGGGAAGATGTGCCGATCACCCGTGAGGGCGAAGAAACAACCTACATCAGCGCTGCCTACACCCCGATTCGCGGCACCGACCTGATGTTGTCGACAATCTGGGATACTACCGCCCGCAAACGGGCGGAGGAGGCGTTGCGCGAGAGCGAGGAGCGTTACAGAAGCCTCTTTGAGAACAACCATGCCGTGATGCTGATCATCGATCCGGCTACCGGGGCGATCATCGATGCCAACCCGGCGGCCAGCGCCTACTACGGCTGGACGCGGGATGAACTCCGCCAGATGCGAATCGACCAGATCAATACGCTCCCGCCGGACGAAATACGTGCTGAGATGCAACGCGCCAAAGCGCAGGAGCGCAACCATTTCCTGTTCAAGCATCGCCGCGCTGACGGCACGATCCGGAATGTGGAAGTCTACAGTGGGCCGATTGAGATTCACGGCCAGAAGATGCTCTATTCCATCGTTCACGACATCACCGACCGCGTGCTGGCCGAGGCTCAGGTGCGGCTCAACGAAGCGCGGCTGCAAAGCCTGGTCCATCTCTCCCAGAATGACATCGCCAGCATCCAGCAACTCCTGGAACATGCGTTGAATGAAGCTGCCCGGCTGATGGAGAGCCAGATCGGCTACCTGTGCCTTTATGACGAAGATAGCCAGACCTTCTCCCTGACCACCTGGTTCGGGGAAGCGCAGCAGGCAGCCGCTATGCCCGCAGCGCCGACCACCGGCATGCCGGATGTCACAGACCTCTGTCAGCAGGTCATCCGCCAGCGCGCGCCGGTCGTGGTCAACACGAATCCAGTATTGCTGCCGTTGGCCTCCCCGGCAGAAGGAGTCGTCCTGACCAGGCAGATGAGCGTCCCGGTCTTCAGCGGGGAGAAGATCGTCGCGGTCGCCGGGGTGGGTAATCGCGAACCGGACTATACCCCGGCCGACGCCACGCAACTTGCCCTGCTGATGGATTCGGTCTGGCGAATCGTCGAACGCAGGCAGGCGGAGGAGGCCGAGCGTGAACATCACCGGCTGACTGAGGCCCTGCGCGCCACTGCCGCAGCGCTGATCGGCACTTCCGACCTGCAAGATGTGATGGCCACCCTGTTGGAGAATATCGCGCAGGTCATCCCCCACGATGCCGCCGATATCATGCTGATCACGGAAGACCAGGCGCGGATCGTCTACTGGCGTGGCTACCCGCCGGAGATCGCCCCCGCCCTGCACAACATATGCTTCCCCGTGTCTCAGACCCGGAACCTGCAGCAGATGTCGGTTACCGGCCGGCCTGTCCTGATCGCGGACACCAGTCAATATGCTGACTGGAGGCCCGAACCGCTGACCGGCTGGATCAGGTCCCACATCGGTGCGCCCATCCACGCGCGCGGCAAACTGATCGGCTTCCTGAATCTGAATAGCCATACCCCCAACTTCTTCAACGAGAATCACGCTGACCACCTGAAGATGTTTGCCGATCTGGCATCAGTCGCCGTCGAGCGCGCCCGGCTCTTCGAACAGGTTCAGCGTTATGCAGACGAACTGGAACAACGGGTCATCGAACGCACCGCCCAGCTCAACCACGCTAAAGAGCGCACCGAGGCCATCCTCAACAGCAGCAGCGACGTGATCATCCTGTGCCGCCCGGAGGGCACCATCAGCCAGGCCAACCCGGCTTTTGAAGCGACCTTCGGATGTCAGGTGGAAGAGATGCTGAACCAGCCATTTGTTGCGCTGTTCCTGCCTGACCAGGCGCCGCAGGTGGAACAGGCCCTCGCCGCCGTCCTCGAGACCTGCCAGCCGGGGCGGTTGGAAGCCACCGCGGTATGCACCAGATCGGGCAATACCTTTGACGCCGACATCGCGCTTTCCCCCATCGTCGAACAGGGGGGACGCCTGGCGGGCATCATATGCACCCTGCGCGATATCAGCCTGCGCAAGCAACTGGAAGCGCAGCTCCGCCAGGCCATGGAACAGGCCATGAAGATGAATGAGATGAAATCGCGCTACCTGTCGATGGCTGCCCACGACCTGCGCAACCCCCTGGCCGTTATTCAGAGCGCGGTCACATTGCTGGAGCGTTACTGGGATCGCCTGTCCCAGGAGAAGAAGCAGGAAAAGTACGCCGCGATACGGGATAGCGTCAGACGTATGGTGGAGCTACTGGATGATATCCTCGTTCTCGGGCGGGCTGAATCTGGCAAGCTTACCTGCAACCCTGCCCCGGTAGACCTGGTTACCTGCTGCCAGGACATCATCACGGAAGTCAGCCAGGCAAGTGATGCGACGCACTTTATTGATTTTTCTTGCCGGGGTGCTGACGTTCTTCCATTGCTGGATGTCAAGCTGTTATGGCATATTCTCAGCAATCTCCTTTCCAACGCGATCAAGTATTCTCCCGCAGGGAGCACGATCACCTTCACTGTGGACTGTGAGCCGGACGTCGTGACATTCCGCATCCAGGATCGAGGCATCGGCATCCCGGAGGATGCCAAAGCGCATATGTTTGAATCGTTCTATCGCGCCCCCAATGTGGGCTTCACCCCCGGCACCGGTCTGGGCCTGGCGATCGTCAGGCAACTGGTCGAGTTGCATGGCGGCACCATCACCTTCGAGAGTCAGGAAGGAATCGGAACCACGTTCACTGTGAGTATTCCCCAACCAGCGAAAAGAAAAGCCTGA
- a CDS encoding c-type cytochrome, with protein MITRRFVATVILTMLALMGCSGANTFLAHLAGRPAPAMEGDPAHGEQVFRIGVEGAPPCSACHQVAAGSAGFSLAPNLAGIASRAAERIPGMTAAQYLEESILHPASHVIPGYHVSMFTGYAAYLSPQDLSDLIAYLMTLRG; from the coding sequence ATGATAACCAGACGCTTTGTCGCAACCGTGATACTGACTATGCTAGCTCTGATGGGCTGCTCCGGCGCAAACACCTTCCTGGCGCACCTGGCAGGTAGACCGGCCCCGGCGATGGAAGGCGATCCGGCGCATGGCGAGCAGGTATTCCGGATAGGCGTGGAAGGCGCGCCGCCCTGTTCGGCCTGTCACCAGGTGGCCGCAGGCAGCGCGGGCTTTAGCCTGGCGCCAAACCTGGCCGGGATCGCCTCCCGCGCCGCGGAGCGCATCCCCGGCATGACTGCGGCACAGTACCTTGAAGAAAGCATCCTCCATCCCGCCAGCCATGTCATCCCCGGCTATCACGTCAGCATGTTCACCGGGTACGCCGCCTATCTTTCCCCGCAGGACCTCAGCGACCTGATCGCTTACCTGATGACCCTGCGCGGGTAA
- a CDS encoding ScyD/ScyE family protein, whose translation MFRKIVVLASVILLVALVAAQASAQGGPPLPGEVVIANLGAPRGLAFDSSGNLLIADAGEGGTVEAVLPGPEGESTVKMGLSGRVISVAANGTATDFVAGLPSYNTGTETLGVYRAIPHGDSLWVVFSGTGAGAFGAFWTDSVVELDAATLRVRRVINLQPFEIANDPDGNGYDTNVSDIAWGPDGTLYITDAGGNDLLSWTEADGLQLVAVWPDNPVPTSVEVAANGDLYVGFLGAGLAPGAAKIEHWSGGQLVHTYSGLNAVSDILLDGDTLYAVELVIFGEAGPGPGRVIMVDSSGATPVAEGLPAPFGLAKGSDGALYVSFGTIPLGPGMTGGVIKLPM comes from the coding sequence ATGTTTCGTAAGATCGTAGTTCTGGCGTCGGTGATCTTGTTAGTGGCTCTGGTAGCAGCGCAGGCATCGGCGCAGGGCGGCCCGCCCCTGCCTGGCGAAGTAGTGATAGCCAATCTGGGTGCGCCGCGCGGCCTGGCCTTTGACTCCAGCGGCAACCTGCTCATCGCCGACGCCGGTGAAGGTGGCACGGTAGAAGCCGTCCTGCCGGGTCCGGAAGGCGAATCGACCGTCAAGATGGGCCTCAGCGGGCGGGTGATCTCCGTCGCTGCCAACGGCACAGCGACAGACTTTGTCGCCGGCCTGCCAAGCTACAACACTGGAACCGAAACGCTCGGCGTCTACCGGGCTATTCCCCACGGGGATTCCCTGTGGGTCGTCTTCAGCGGCACCGGCGCCGGTGCGTTTGGCGCCTTCTGGACCGACTCGGTGGTTGAACTTGATGCAGCGACCCTGCGGGTCCGCCGCGTGATCAACCTGCAACCCTTTGAAATCGCCAATGATCCGGATGGCAACGGCTATGACACCAATGTCTCCGACATTGCCTGGGGGCCGGATGGCACGCTCTATATCACCGACGCCGGGGGCAATGATCTGCTGTCCTGGACGGAGGCGGATGGCCTGCAGCTGGTCGCTGTGTGGCCCGATAACCCCGTGCCCACCTCGGTTGAAGTCGCGGCGAACGGGGATCTGTACGTCGGTTTCCTGGGCGCTGGCCTGGCGCCAGGCGCGGCCAAGATCGAGCACTGGTCAGGCGGCCAGCTGGTGCACACCTACAGCGGCCTGAACGCCGTCAGCGACATCCTGCTTGATGGCGATACCCTGTACGCGGTCGAACTGGTGATCTTTGGTGAGGCCGGCCCCGGACCGGGCCGGGTTATCATGGTCGATTCATCCGGCGCCACACCTGTCGCTGAAGGGCTGCCAGCGCCGTTTGGCCTGGCCAAGGGGTCGGATGGCGCGCTGTACGTCAGCTTCGGCACCATCCCGCTCGGCCCCGGGATGACCGGCGGAGTCATCAAGTTGCCCATGTAG
- a CDS encoding response regulator: MKKILVIDDDKNLQSDLLTILKLEGYEAFGADNGREGLLAAKRYKPDLILCDITMPMLNGFDVIAGLRQDAQTAAIPVILLTAHNNPIFVRRGKELGAVDYIAKPYDLDELLAAIRTQLGE, encoded by the coding sequence ATGAAAAAGATACTGGTCATCGATGACGACAAAAACCTGCAGTCCGATCTCCTGACCATCCTCAAGCTTGAGGGATATGAAGCGTTCGGAGCCGATAACGGGCGGGAAGGACTGCTTGCCGCAAAGCGCTATAAACCGGACCTGATTCTCTGCGATATCACCATGCCCATGTTGAACGGGTTTGATGTGATCGCCGGCTTACGGCAGGATGCACAGACTGCAGCCATCCCCGTGATCCTGCTGACTGCCCACAACAATCCGATCTTCGTCCGCCGCGGCAAGGAACTGGGGGCAGTTGATTATATCGCCAAGCCCTACGACCTGGACGAGCTGCTGGCGGCGATCAGGACTCAGCTTGGCGAATAA
- a CDS encoding hybrid sensor histidine kinase/response regulator, producing MAAGKRPTILYIEDDAGSQLLVLRTLQHAGYEVYIAPNGLSGIDMARIHQPDLILMDINLPDLSGREVTTRLRALPDFKHTPIVALTALSHTGEREKAIAAGLTGYIAKPLDIDALPAQIAEYLAGKRDQVDPQALAEARTAYSQEVVERLESKIRQLERAYSDLKRLDRMKEAFIQLTSHELRTPLTVIYGYGRLLQESPVVARLAQEDSEFAALVDTLLEGIERMAAVINEILLVSRIASGRIELVVNPVQVGALIEKVVADYARAIEQRRQRVIVDTTQARVRIYADRDLLALALANLLSNAIKYTPDGGTITLRAMLHGDHVLITVQDTGIGIDKAEQALIFERFYTAGDTQLHASSKVAFRGGGLGLGLAICAEIVKAHDGRIWVDSPGRDEQRLPGSVFSIALPTRSKLSEPYLEEA from the coding sequence ATGGCCGCAGGCAAACGCCCGACTATCCTCTACATCGAAGATGACGCCGGTAGCCAGCTGCTGGTGTTGCGCACGTTGCAGCATGCCGGTTACGAGGTGTACATCGCGCCTAACGGCCTATCCGGAATCGACATGGCCCGCATCCACCAGCCGGACCTGATCCTGATGGACATCAACCTGCCCGATCTTTCCGGTCGGGAGGTCACTACCCGTCTGCGGGCGCTACCCGACTTCAAGCACACCCCGATCGTCGCGCTGACGGCCCTGTCCCATACCGGTGAACGCGAGAAGGCCATCGCCGCCGGGCTAACCGGTTACATCGCCAAGCCGCTGGATATCGACGCGCTCCCTGCCCAGATCGCCGAATACCTGGCCGGGAAACGGGATCAGGTGGATCCGCAGGCCCTGGCGGAGGCCCGCACCGCCTATTCCCAGGAAGTTGTCGAGCGGTTGGAGAGCAAGATCCGCCAGCTGGAGCGCGCCTATAGCGACCTCAAGCGGCTGGACAGGATGAAGGAAGCATTCATCCAGCTGACCTCCCACGAGTTGCGCACCCCGCTGACGGTGATCTACGGCTACGGGCGCCTGTTGCAGGAAAGCCCGGTGGTGGCCCGCCTGGCCCAGGAAGACAGCGAGTTCGCCGCTCTGGTCGATACGCTGCTGGAAGGCATCGAGCGCATGGCCGCCGTGATCAACGAAATCCTGCTGGTCAGCCGGATTGCCTCCGGGCGCATCGAACTGGTCGTCAACCCGGTGCAGGTGGGAGCGCTGATCGAGAAGGTGGTGGCCGATTACGCCCGCGCCATCGAGCAACGCCGCCAGCGGGTGATCGTGGACACCACCCAGGCCCGCGTGCGCATCTACGCCGACCGCGACCTGCTGGCGCTGGCCCTGGCTAACCTGCTCAGCAACGCGATCAAGTACACGCCCGACGGTGGCACGATCACGTTGCGGGCCATGCTGCATGGCGATCATGTCCTGATCACCGTGCAGGATACCGGCATCGGCATCGACAAGGCGGAACAGGCCCTGATCTTCGAGCGATTCTACACGGCGGGCGATACCCAGCTCCACGCCTCCAGCAAGGTAGCCTTCCGGGGCGGCGGGCTGGGGCTGGGACTGGCCATCTGCGCTGAGATCGTCAAGGCCCACGACGGGCGCATCTGGGTTGATAGCCCTGGCCGGGATGAGCAGCGCCTGCCCGGCAGTGTGTTTTCCATCGCCCTGCCCACGCGCAGCAAGCTCAGCGAGCCATACCTGGAAGAAGCCTGA
- a CDS encoding carbohydrate ABC transporter permease, protein MFLPFVWLVSSSLKQQHQIFQYPPQWIPNPVQWDNYVNALTYKPFHLYLRNSLLIIILNEIATLGTASLCAYGFARLRFPGRDFWFAIVIGTMIMPYVVLVVPTFILFSRLGWVDTFLPLTVPQFFGGGSFYIFLLRQFFRTIPEELSDAARIDGAGEFEIFWRIMLPLAKPPLITVGIFTFLGSWNDFFGPLIYLNSPDKFTVAVGLATFRSVLATRWELLMAASTAMIVPVIILFFFAQRYFIKGIVMTGLKG, encoded by the coding sequence ATGTTTTTGCCGTTTGTCTGGCTGGTGAGCAGCTCGCTCAAGCAACAGCACCAGATTTTCCAGTACCCACCCCAGTGGATCCCTAACCCGGTGCAATGGGACAACTACGTCAACGCGCTGACCTACAAGCCGTTTCACCTCTACCTGCGCAACAGCCTGCTGATCATTATCCTGAATGAGATTGCCACGCTGGGGACGGCCTCGCTGTGCGCCTATGGCTTCGCCCGGCTGCGCTTTCCGGGCCGCGATTTCTGGTTCGCTATTGTCATCGGCACGATGATCATGCCGTACGTGGTGCTGGTCGTGCCGACCTTCATCCTGTTTTCGCGCCTGGGCTGGGTGGATACCTTCCTGCCGCTGACTGTCCCGCAATTCTTTGGTGGGGGATCGTTCTACATCTTCCTGCTGCGCCAGTTCTTCCGCACCATCCCGGAGGAGCTTTCCGATGCTGCCCGTATCGACGGGGCTGGCGAGTTCGAGATCTTCTGGCGGATCATGTTGCCGCTGGCCAAGCCGCCACTGATTACGGTGGGTATCTTCACTTTCCTGGGATCGTGGAACGATTTCTTCGGCCCGTTGATCTATCTCAATTCGCCGGACAAGTTCACAGTAGCGGTCGGTCTGGCCACCTTCCGCAGTGTGCTGGCCACCCGCTGGGAACTGCTCATGGCGGCCTCCACGGCCATGATTGTCCCGGTGATTATCCTGTTCTTCTTTGCCCAGCGTTACTTTATCAAAGGTATCGTCATGACCGGGCTGAAGGGATAG
- a CDS encoding class I SAM-dependent methyltransferase: MLSVLGVSAAFPEQATITAMDETTIRRLTQLNRDFYRTVGEEFDRTRGQPWPGWLILWAHLAVPAAPGVFSVLDVGCGNGRLGLFLAERLPAGVALHYHGLDTDASLLDRAAQALAGHGVAPILEQRDIIACPPEAGIYDLVALFGVLHHVPGRATRLALLRALAERVAPGGLLAFTCWRFYEYARFRARIVPWPDDLAGQVEAGDYLLDWRQGASALRYCHYVDDAEHAALIAATDLEVAAIYRADGRSGDSNLYALLRRTASR, from the coding sequence TTGTTATCTGTTCTGGGTGTTTCCGCCGCCTTTCCAGAACAGGCTACAATCACCGCCATGGACGAGACCACCATCCGCCGCCTGACGCAGCTCAACCGAGACTTCTACCGCACGGTCGGAGAGGAATTCGACCGGACACGCGGCCAACCCTGGCCCGGCTGGCTGATCCTGTGGGCACATCTGGCTGTACCGGCTGCGCCGGGCGTTTTTTCCGTGCTGGATGTCGGTTGCGGTAACGGGCGGCTGGGGCTTTTCCTGGCGGAACGGCTGCCGGCAGGTGTGGCGCTGCACTATCACGGGCTGGATACGGATGCTTCGCTGCTGGATCGGGCGGCACAGGCGCTGGCCGGGCACGGGGTCGCGCCGATTCTGGAGCAGCGCGACATCATCGCTTGCCCACCTGAGGCAGGAATTTATGATCTGGTAGCGCTGTTCGGCGTGCTGCATCATGTACCGGGGCGCGCTACGCGTCTGGCTCTGCTGCGGGCGCTGGCGGAGCGCGTCGCGCCGGGGGGGCTACTGGCCTTCACCTGCTGGCGCTTTTACGAGTACGCCCGCTTCCGGGCACGGATCGTCCCCTGGCCGGATGACCTGGCGGGGCAGGTGGAGGCGGGCGATTACCTGCTGGACTGGCGGCAGGGTGCTTCCGCTCTACGCTACTGCCACTACGTGGATGACGCCGAGCACGCCGCGTTGATCGCCGCGACCGACCTGGAAGTCGCCGCGATCTACCGTGCCGATGGGCGCAGCGGCGACTCCAACCTGTACGCGCTGCTGCGGCGGACGGCCAGCAGGTAG
- the thrC gene encoding threonine synthase, with product MSSKHIELVCVHCGHRMAYNRPMPACPQCGEDILRAEYDLEPLKYGNWLRRLDGRWHDIWRYHELLPLHDTANIVTMGEGGTPLIPAPQLGAMLGLRHLYLKDERQGPTNSFKDRQASVAISVMREMGITEAVVASTGNVAMAYAAYAARAGIKLWVFLTSLASSEKMREVALYGAEVVKVTGTYDQTKLVANRFARQKGLYEDRGIKSIAAVESMKTLAFELAEQLDGRAPDWYIQGVSGGMGPIGVVKGFEELKALGLIDRVPAIGIIQSAGCAPMVTAWKAGQPIATPVDEPATIIATLSTGNPGRAYQLLWEIMQRYGGAAESATDEEAFNAMRILARTEGISVEPATAVTFAGLFKLAQSGQIRPDDVVVVNCSGHAMPVEKHILGEQWQRELDIASASGRINLPTEGLLSALEGVHSDLNRVLIIEDNPDAARLIQRILQTRGNFAVEIARDGAEGLRRIQQEHPDLVITDIMMPRIDGFQVIEAVHNDESLRHIPIIVLTAKELTACERERLNGQIAALLQKGSSMDEKLLQNILAALN from the coding sequence GTGAGTAGCAAGCACATCGAACTGGTCTGCGTGCACTGCGGGCACCGCATGGCTTACAACCGTCCCATGCCAGCGTGCCCGCAGTGCGGTGAAGATATCCTGCGCGCCGAGTACGATCTTGAACCGCTCAAGTATGGCAACTGGCTGCGCCGCCTAGACGGCCGCTGGCATGATATCTGGCGGTACCACGAACTGCTGCCGCTGCACGATACCGCCAACATTGTCACCATGGGCGAGGGCGGCACACCGCTGATCCCTGCCCCGCAGCTTGGCGCCATGCTGGGCCTGCGCCATCTTTACCTGAAAGACGAACGTCAGGGGCCGACCAACAGCTTTAAGGACCGCCAGGCGTCGGTTGCCATCAGTGTCATGCGCGAGATGGGCATCACCGAAGCTGTCGTCGCCAGCACCGGCAATGTGGCCATGGCCTACGCCGCCTATGCCGCCCGCGCCGGGATCAAGCTCTGGGTCTTCCTGACCAGCCTGGCTTCCAGCGAGAAAATGCGGGAGGTCGCCCTGTATGGCGCGGAAGTGGTCAAGGTCACCGGCACCTACGACCAGACCAAACTGGTCGCCAACCGCTTCGCCCGGCAGAAGGGCCTGTATGAAGATCGGGGGATCAAGTCCATCGCCGCGGTGGAAAGCATGAAGACGCTGGCCTTTGAGCTGGCCGAGCAACTTGATGGCCGGGCGCCGGACTGGTATATCCAGGGCGTTAGTGGGGGGATGGGGCCGATCGGGGTTGTCAAGGGCTTTGAGGAACTAAAGGCCCTGGGCCTGATCGACCGTGTGCCGGCGATCGGCATCATCCAGAGCGCCGGCTGTGCGCCGATGGTCACCGCCTGGAAGGCCGGGCAGCCCATCGCCACCCCGGTCGACGAGCCAGCAACCATTATCGCCACCCTCAGCACCGGCAATCCGGGCCGCGCTTACCAGCTCCTGTGGGAGATCATGCAGCGTTATGGCGGGGCCGCCGAGAGCGCCACCGATGAAGAAGCCTTCAACGCCATGCGCATCCTGGCCCGCACGGAAGGCATCAGCGTGGAACCGGCCACCGCCGTGACCTTCGCCGGGTTGTTCAAGCTGGCTCAGAGCGGCCAGATCCGCCCCGACGATGTGGTGGTCGTCAACTGCTCCGGCCACGCGATGCCGGTGGAAAAGCACATCCTGGGCGAACAGTGGCAGCGCGAACTGGACATCGCTTCCGCCAGCGGGCGGATCAACCTGCCAACAGAGGGCCTGCTCAGCGCACTGGAGGGGGTGCATAGCGACCTCAACCGGGTGCTGATCATCGAAGACAACCCGGATGCCGCCCGCCTGATCCAGCGCATCCTGCAAACCCGCGGCAATTTCGCCGTCGAAATCGCCCGCGATGGGGCCGAAGGACTGCGCCGCATCCAGCAGGAACACCCCGATCTGGTGATCACCGACATCATGATGCCCCGCATCGATGGCTTCCAGGTGATCGAAGCTGTCCACAACGACGAATCCCTGCGTCACATCCCGATCATCGTACTGACCGCCAAGGAACTGACCGCCTGCGAACGGGAACGCCTGAACGGTCAAATCGCCGCCTTGCTGCAAAAAGGCTCGTCCATGGACGAAAAGCTGCTTCAGAACATCCTGGCGGCGCTGAACTGA